From Papaver somniferum cultivar HN1 unplaced genomic scaffold, ASM357369v1 unplaced-scaffold_29, whole genome shotgun sequence, a single genomic window includes:
- the LOC113341344 gene encoding zinc finger BED domain-containing protein RICESLEEPER 2-like: MVLALSELCIAIYFYYASVNSNALLPPLHPPPRSSNASTEVSSVGKVPTTDEAPSAPAANVSDAGTITGTAPASKKRKKTSWVWDHVDLDPPPSIMDSGQSTLSFEPARLGEDEKLVFVTFCQDSCRKALIIFIIVDEQPFRIVEGEGFREFCRVLKSRFKIPSRITVRRNVMELFEYEKERLKNYFKVNKVRVCLTTDTWRSLQKLGYMVITAHWIDANWKLHKKIISFIQIVGHSGETIGRMIGTCLLDWEIENVFTITLDNVFANDVAITYLQNQVLRKNSDLVKGFLQVRCAAHVLALVVKHGMKEYDISIKRIRAVVKYCMGSPARLKIFMDCVAYEKIECKKGLVLDVDTRWNSTFIMLDSAEKYQPAFERLEYEDKAFKKKFCFVESKIPLVSSTSSTSTVDNQPDWDVDENQDADLSSDEEVIATAKRGKKRKRTSSDKAPSTPPLHAPYPSDWPYARAFAKFLKVFFDFTVKFSASTHVTAHEFLFHVSVIHRTLNTWSNHKDTFLSSMGLKMQSKYNEYWGRYEKMNNLMFIVVLLNPQDKELGLKFLLGQLGIGGGYLRT; the protein is encoded by the exons ATGGTACTGGCACTTAGTGAGTTATGTATTGCAATTTACTTCTATTAT GCTTCCGTTAACTCAAATGCATTGTTGCCACCACTACATCCTCCTCCAAGATCTTCTAATGCTTCTACAGAAGTTAGTTCAGTTGGAAAAGTACCAACTACAGATGAAGCTCCATCTGCACCAGCTGCCAATGTTTCCGATGCTGGTACCATCACTGGCACTGCACCAGCTTCTAAGAAGCGGAAGAAAACTTCATGGGTATGGGATCATGTTGATCTGGACCCTCCTCCTTCGATAATG GATTCTGGTCAGTCGACTCTTTCTTTTGAACCTGCTAGGCTGGGAGAAGATGAAAAGTTAGTTTTTGTAACTTTTTGTCAGGATTCGTGTAGAAAAGCATTGATTATATTCATCATAGTGGATGAGCAGCCTTTTAGAATAGTTGAGGGGGAAGGTTTCCGAGAATTTTGCAGGGTACTTAAGAGTAGATTCAAGATACCATCTCGTATCACTGTACGGAGAAATGTTATGGAATTGTTTGAGTACGAGAAAGAGAGATTGAAGAATTATTTCAAGGTTAATAAAGTCAGAGTTTGCCTCACCACTGACACATGGAGATCACTTCAGAAGTTGGGATATATGGTTATTACAGCACATTGGATAGATGCTAACTGGAAGTTGCACAAGAAGATCATTAGTTTCATCCAAATTGTAGGTCATAGCGGTGAGACTATTGGTAGGATGATAGGAACATGCTTGTTAGATTGGGAGATCGAAAATGTGTTTACTATAACTTTAGATAACGTTTTTGCCAACGATGTAGCTATAACATATCTGCAAAACCAAGTGCTCAGAAAGAATTCAGATTTAGTGAAAGGTTTCTTACAAGTGAGATGCGCTGCTCATGTCCTTGCCCTTGTTGTAAAGCATGGAATGAAGGAGTATGACATCTCAATTAAGAGAATAAGGGCAGTAGTGAAGTATTGTATGGGTTCTCCTGCAAGATTGAAAATATTTATGGATTGTGTCGCTTACGAGAAGATTGAATGCAAGAAGGGTTTGGTCCTAGATGTAGACACCCGTTGGAATTCGACATTTATTATGTTAGACTCAGCTGAGAAGTATCAGCCAGCTTTTGAGAGGTTAGAGTATGAGGACAAGGCATTCAAGAAGAAGTTCTGTTTTGTTGAAAGTAAAATTCCTTTAGTTTCTTCTACTTCTAGTACTTCCACCGTTGATAACCAACCTGACTGGGATGTGGATGAAAACCAAGATGCAGACTTAAGTTCTGATGAAGAAGTTATTGCTACTGCAAAgagaggaaagaaacgcaagagaACAAGTTCTGATAAGGCCCCATCAACACCTCCTTTGCACGCGCCATACCCATCAGATTGGCCGTATGCTAGAGCCTTCGCGAAGTTTTTGAAGGTATTTTTTGATTTTACTGTCAAGTTCTCCGCTTCTACTCATGTTACTGCACACGAATTCTTGTTTCATGTGAGTGTTATTCATCGAACTTTAAACACATGGTcaaatcacaaagatacattTCTTTCTAGCATGGGTCTTAAAATGCAAAGTAAATATAACGAGTATTGGGGAcgttatgaaaagatgaacaatcTTATGTTTATTGTTGTATTATTGAATCCACAAGATAAAGAATTAGGATTGAAGTTTCTTCTTGGCCAGTTAGGAATTGGTGGTGGTTATTTGAGAACATAA